A genomic window from Gossypium hirsutum isolate 1008001.06 chromosome D12, Gossypium_hirsutum_v2.1, whole genome shotgun sequence includes:
- the LOC107945816 gene encoding protein FMP32, mitochondrial isoform X1: MAAMAACKRVGQIGPNSWTIGGVSRFKGVLSPLDASTFPPSAIRLSLSPSPFSQRRQVSQQLVKSNGKRLFLIDTLALVRRLEAEGLPSKQAEAITAAITEVLNGSLENLSLSVVSKSEMQKSEMTQEANLSKLKSEVQSSQEHHFSLLQHENEKLRHDIEKMRSELRHEIDKVTAEHRLDLNLERGRIRDELTNQNAVTSNLTNKLDREIHALEAQLEGAKYDLIKYCIGTLVSITAVGLAVVRILM, encoded by the exons ATGGCCGCCATGGCCGCTTGTAAACGGGTGGGTCAAATCGGACCCAATTCCTGGACGATAGGGGGAGTTAGCAGATTCAAAGGAGTGCTTTCCCCTCTTGATGCCTCGACGTTTCCTCCCTCAGCCATTCGATTGTCACTTTCTCCTTCTCCCTTCTCACAACGGAGACAGGTTTCTCAGCAGCTCGTAAAATCAAATGGAAAGAGATTGTTTCTCATCGACACATTAGCTTTG GTTAGGAGATTAGAGGCTGAAGGTCTGCCTTCGAAGCAAGCCGAGGCCATAACAGCTGCCATAACTGAAGTTCTGAATGGCAGCTTGGAAAATCTGTCTCTTTCCGTTGTTTCCAAGTCTGAGATGCAGAAA AGTGAAATGACTCAAGAAGCCAATCTTTCCAAGCTAAAGTCAGAAGTTCAAAGTTCTCAG GAGCACCATTTTTCTTTGTTGCAACATGAGAACGAGAAGCTTCGACATGATATAGAGAAGATGCGCAGTGAATTAAG ACATGAAATCGACAAAGTCACTGCTGAACATAGATTGGATTTGAATCTTGAAAGAGG GAGAATAAGGGATGAGCTTACAAATCAGAATGCTGTAACATCTAACCTCACTAACAAACTTGATCGG GAAATTCACGCATTAGAGGCTCAATTGGAAGGTGCAAAATATGACTTGATAAAATACTGCATAGGTACACTTGTTTCCATAACTGCTGTTGGTCTTGCTGTAGTTCGTATACTGATGTAA
- the LOC107945816 gene encoding coiled-coil domain-containing protein 90B, mitochondrial isoform X2 has protein sequence MAAMAACKRVGQIGPNSWTIGGVSRFKGVLSPLDASTFPPSAIRLSLSPSPFSQRRQVSQQLVKSNGKRLFLIDTLALVRRLEAEGLPSKQAEAITAAITEVLNGSLENLSLSVVSKSEMQKSEMTQEANLSKLKSEVQSSQEHHFSLLQHENEKLRHDIEKMRSELRHEIDKVTAEHRLDLNLERGRIRDELTNQNAVTSNLTNKLDREIHALEAQLEGAKYDLIKYCIAHFL, from the exons ATGGCCGCCATGGCCGCTTGTAAACGGGTGGGTCAAATCGGACCCAATTCCTGGACGATAGGGGGAGTTAGCAGATTCAAAGGAGTGCTTTCCCCTCTTGATGCCTCGACGTTTCCTCCCTCAGCCATTCGATTGTCACTTTCTCCTTCTCCCTTCTCACAACGGAGACAGGTTTCTCAGCAGCTCGTAAAATCAAATGGAAAGAGATTGTTTCTCATCGACACATTAGCTTTG GTTAGGAGATTAGAGGCTGAAGGTCTGCCTTCGAAGCAAGCCGAGGCCATAACAGCTGCCATAACTGAAGTTCTGAATGGCAGCTTGGAAAATCTGTCTCTTTCCGTTGTTTCCAAGTCTGAGATGCAGAAA AGTGAAATGACTCAAGAAGCCAATCTTTCCAAGCTAAAGTCAGAAGTTCAAAGTTCTCAG GAGCACCATTTTTCTTTGTTGCAACATGAGAACGAGAAGCTTCGACATGATATAGAGAAGATGCGCAGTGAATTAAG ACATGAAATCGACAAAGTCACTGCTGAACATAGATTGGATTTGAATCTTGAAAGAGG GAGAATAAGGGATGAGCTTACAAATCAGAATGCTGTAACATCTAACCTCACTAACAAACTTGATCGG GAAATTCACGCATTAGAGGCTCAATTGGAAGGTGCAAAATATGACTTGATAAAATACTGCATAG CTCATTTCTTGTGA